The following coding sequences lie in one Spirosoma sp. KUDC1026 genomic window:
- a CDS encoding DUF4238 domain-containing protein — protein MQQTKSPGSHYVPKVYLKKFVNRNGKLFRANKASKKQTRLKDFHPSAICYQPGFYEFSSKHPLKGYIVAEPNYLEDRGFLYENKLNKWIDKVISPTEVVSTQDAYDLAVTLFNLKVRNPFYREHSFSEQSINFSIDKILAEEKQSWNLGESVAQLRNVPYELFTQIVEHLRHEWINDPNFSKELHNRSLLENLENPSQIRLWVYYKLTAAKWVIYKTTINHQFICSDNPGYCIDEENKVHNIRFGGRCTFVFPLTSYHALAIIADDDDIKELPVVKPIQHIQATSDLVKIINQATWIVANKHVYAAYEQSILQTWYAMNGSGLII, from the coding sequence ATGCAACAAACTAAATCGCCCGGCTCACATTATGTGCCCAAGGTGTACTTGAAGAAATTTGTTAATAGAAACGGGAAACTTTTTCGAGCAAACAAAGCGAGTAAGAAACAAACAAGATTGAAGGATTTCCATCCTTCAGCGATCTGCTATCAACCAGGCTTTTATGAGTTCAGCAGTAAGCACCCGCTGAAAGGTTATATAGTAGCAGAGCCTAATTACTTAGAGGATAGAGGTTTTTTGTACGAAAATAAACTTAACAAATGGATTGACAAGGTAATAAGCCCTACTGAAGTAGTATCTACGCAGGATGCTTATGATCTAGCTGTCACCCTCTTCAATCTCAAAGTGCGTAATCCATTTTATAGAGAGCACTCGTTTTCCGAACAGAGTATTAATTTCTCTATTGACAAAATTCTAGCCGAAGAGAAGCAAAGCTGGAATTTAGGAGAAAGTGTAGCCCAGTTGCGTAATGTACCTTACGAGCTTTTTACTCAAATAGTTGAGCACCTACGGCATGAGTGGATAAATGATCCAAACTTTAGCAAAGAACTCCATAATAGATCGCTGCTTGAAAATTTAGAAAATCCGAGTCAGATCAGGCTTTGGGTATATTACAAACTCACCGCAGCGAAATGGGTGATTTATAAGACAACGATCAATCATCAGTTCATTTGCTCAGACAACCCAGGCTATTGTATTGACGAAGAGAATAAAGTTCACAATATTAGATTTGGTGGGCGTTGCACGTTTGTATTTCCTTTAACATCCTATCACGCCTTAGCTATTATTGCTGATGATGACGACATCAAAGAGTTGCCTGTTGTTAAGCCCATTCAGCATATTCAAGCTACTTCTGATTTAGTAAAGATTATTAATCAGGCCACCTGGATAGTAGCTAATAAACATGTTTACGCTGCCTATGAACAGTCTATTCTTCAAACCTGGTATGCTATGAACGGTTCGGGACTAATCATTTGA
- a CDS encoding helix-turn-helix domain-containing protein → MGKPRTIELQPAERQALEQAFRSDTSHAFRQRCQIVLFKSEGRTSKEVAQLVKQHYVSVNAWLNRYQQAGLNGLRTKPGRGRKALLDKQTDATLVRQVVQNERQRLNQAKAQIESQTGRSMSLKTLQRFLKNLTVLTDASD, encoded by the coding sequence TTGGGAAAACCGCGCACTATCGAACTCCAACCCGCCGAACGGCAAGCCCTTGAACAAGCGTTTCGCAGCGACACCTCCCATGCCTTTCGCCAACGTTGCCAGATCGTCTTGTTCAAAAGTGAGGGCCGTACCTCCAAAGAAGTTGCTCAACTCGTTAAACAGCACTATGTCTCGGTCAATGCCTGGTTAAACCGTTATCAACAAGCGGGACTCAACGGCCTGCGGACCAAACCCGGACGAGGGCGTAAAGCCCTGCTTGACAAGCAAACCGATGCCACTTTAGTACGACAGGTAGTGCAGAACGAACGGCAGCGACTGAATCAGGCTAAAGCGCAGATTGAGTCTCAAACGGGTCGTTCCATGAGCCTAAAGACCTTGCAACGCTTTTTAAAAAACTTGACGGTTCTTACCGACGCATCAGACTGA
- a CDS encoding DUF1593 domain-containing protein, producing MLKISATWLVAGLLSVTTQSIFAQPASSKPRTIVTTDGEVDDVDTFVRLLLYSNEFDLVGLVYSSSQWHYKGDGKGTKFTSEMDNTAKRYGERTELRWPGTTWMESYIDKYAQVYPNLTKHAKGYPTPGHLKSLVRVGNIDFEGAMDKDTEGSDFIKKILLDDDASPVYLQIWGGTNTVARALKSIEDQYKKTDDWAKIQQKVSDKAIIYAVLDQDATYQKYVAPNWPRIKVLYNSDQFWSFAYLWPRVVPTELQTYLDGNWFAKNIRNHGPLLDAYYLWGDGKQLPGDPEHTHGDMAEAKKYNRSQYDFISEGDSPAFFYLIDVGLRSKEDVSYGGWGGRMVQSKTNPYRWEDGKDVTDYDPYTKKEETAYPQVRWIPALQNDFAARADWCIKPAKEANHPPVAKLNHAHDLTVKPGQTVTLSGSATDPDGNAVTYRWWQYEEVDSYRGQVDLKTANSAKASFVVPKEAKPGNTIHLILEVTDNGTPALTRYQRVIATVTE from the coding sequence ATGCTTAAAATCAGCGCTACATGGTTAGTAGCCGGGCTACTTTCCGTAACTACACAGTCAATTTTTGCCCAGCCAGCTTCCAGCAAACCACGTACCATCGTCACCACTGACGGTGAAGTAGACGATGTCGATACGTTTGTTCGCTTACTGCTTTACAGCAATGAGTTTGACCTGGTCGGACTGGTATACAGCAGCTCACAGTGGCACTACAAAGGCGATGGTAAGGGTACCAAGTTCACGTCCGAAATGGACAATACGGCCAAACGCTACGGCGAACGCACCGAACTGCGCTGGCCGGGCACAACCTGGATGGAGAGCTATATTGATAAGTACGCTCAAGTGTACCCCAACCTGACAAAGCACGCCAAAGGCTACCCCACGCCCGGTCATCTCAAGAGCCTGGTGCGGGTGGGTAATATTGATTTTGAAGGGGCGATGGACAAAGACACGGAAGGCTCGGATTTCATCAAAAAGATTCTCCTCGACGACGATGCCAGCCCCGTTTACCTGCAAATCTGGGGTGGTACCAATACGGTGGCCCGTGCGTTGAAATCCATTGAAGATCAGTACAAAAAGACGGACGATTGGGCGAAAATCCAGCAGAAAGTATCCGACAAAGCCATTATCTACGCTGTACTGGACCAGGACGCTACGTACCAGAAATACGTCGCGCCCAACTGGCCCCGTATCAAAGTTCTCTACAACTCCGATCAGTTCTGGAGCTTTGCCTACCTCTGGCCCCGCGTTGTACCCACCGAGTTGCAGACCTACCTGGACGGAAACTGGTTTGCCAAGAATATCCGCAACCACGGCCCGCTGCTTGACGCCTATTACCTCTGGGGCGATGGCAAACAACTGCCCGGCGACCCGGAGCACACGCACGGTGATATGGCCGAAGCAAAGAAATACAACCGGAGTCAGTACGATTTCATTTCAGAAGGTGACTCCCCGGCGTTTTTCTACCTGATTGATGTGGGCCTGCGCAGTAAAGAAGACGTATCGTACGGTGGCTGGGGCGGCCGGATGGTACAGTCAAAAACCAATCCTTACCGCTGGGAAGACGGCAAAGACGTAACGGATTACGACCCCTACACAAAGAAAGAGGAAACGGCATACCCGCAGGTGCGCTGGATTCCTGCTCTGCAGAACGACTTTGCCGCCCGCGCCGACTGGTGCATAAAACCAGCCAAAGAAGCCAACCACCCGCCGGTAGCCAAACTCAATCACGCCCACGACCTGACCGTCAAACCGGGGCAGACGGTTACCCTCAGTGGTTCGGCGACGGACCCCGATGGTAACGCCGTTACATATCGCTGGTGGCAGTATGAAGAAGTGGACAGCTACCGTGGACAGGTGGACCTGAAAACAGCCAATTCGGCAAAAGCGTCGTTCGTGGTTCCGAAGGAGGCAAAACCAGGCAACACCATTCACCTGATTCTGGAAGTAACCGACAACGGCACCCCTGCCCTCACCCGCTACCAGCGGGTAATTGCAACGGTTACGGAGTAG
- a CDS encoding TIGR00730 family Rossman fold protein: MEATKENLQRSETQSTERIAQDLPKRDELLLTPDEQRIKDAFQDHNWNEIKTADSWVIFKVMAEFVEGFDKLAKIGPCVSIFGSARTQPDSPYYKMTEEIAAKLVRHGYGVITGGGPGIMEAGNKGAFEQGGKSVGLNIKLPFEQHSNIYIDPDKSINFDFFFVRKVMFVKYAQGFVVMPGGMGTLDELFEAITLIQTRKIARFPIVLVGRTYWQGLIDWITDVMLGQEHNINPEDMKLISIVDTPAEAVHVIDEFYSKYLLKPNF, from the coding sequence ATGGAAGCAACAAAAGAAAATCTGCAACGCTCTGAAACGCAGAGCACTGAGCGCATCGCTCAGGATTTACCCAAACGAGATGAACTCTTATTAACCCCCGACGAACAACGAATCAAGGATGCATTTCAGGATCACAACTGGAATGAAATTAAGACGGCCGATTCGTGGGTCATCTTTAAGGTGATGGCTGAGTTCGTGGAAGGTTTTGATAAATTGGCCAAAATTGGTCCCTGTGTATCCATTTTCGGATCTGCCCGCACACAGCCCGACAGTCCATACTACAAAATGACGGAAGAAATCGCGGCCAAGCTGGTGCGTCATGGATACGGCGTCATTACGGGCGGTGGTCCCGGTATCATGGAAGCCGGTAACAAAGGTGCCTTTGAGCAGGGTGGTAAATCGGTTGGTCTGAACATCAAACTCCCTTTCGAGCAGCATAGCAACATCTACATCGATCCCGACAAGAGTATCAATTTTGATTTCTTTTTCGTGCGCAAGGTGATGTTCGTAAAATACGCGCAGGGCTTTGTCGTCATGCCCGGTGGCATGGGTACGCTCGATGAACTATTCGAAGCCATTACGCTGATTCAGACGCGTAAGATTGCCCGTTTCCCGATCGTGCTGGTTGGCCGGACGTACTGGCAAGGTCTGATCGACTGGATTACGGACGTGATGCTGGGGCAGGAGCACAACATCAACCCGGAAGATATGAAGCTGATCAGCATTGTCGATACCCCCGCCGAAGCGGTACACGTAATCGACGAGTTCTATAGCAAATACCTGCTGAAACCGAATTTCTAG
- a CDS encoding erythromycin esterase family protein, with the protein MEQQKWQQALTPFQYHQLTDTTQFEPISELVRGKSIVAVGEVTHGTKQVNQLQVKVAMDLCRHDDFRTVVLGETYTASTLALNRYVLFDEGTLGEALQDLADHQGVVVEETRVLARWIHDENRTRPFDRRIWLVGTEVAPPGLLADVLLRQGSAHWSTPLTDKLSTIARTPAHLIAQNFGPAPDQFIRQTFAQALSLLQSGTNQAESLEQHWQRQLLSQYQYATDIFVHDQQAPRDLGIFENIKWLREHLADRKLVIIDAHNGHVERHQCYHRDDFVYRRIKRFGHFLHEAYPDDYFVIGTEVQRGYFDRGPSKEVNRMPEHKKKIGTILGRITNSQYGLLPMDKCRSLGLFQHNNYRLSFGTSDQVKGQVALCNK; encoded by the coding sequence TTGGAACAGCAGAAGTGGCAGCAGGCTTTAACGCCCTTTCAGTACCATCAACTCACGGACACGACCCAGTTTGAACCTATTAGTGAGTTGGTCCGGGGCAAATCGATTGTGGCCGTTGGCGAAGTAACCCACGGCACGAAACAGGTTAATCAGCTCCAGGTGAAGGTGGCGATGGATTTATGCCGACACGATGATTTTCGCACTGTTGTGCTGGGCGAAACCTACACCGCTTCGACGCTGGCGCTGAACCGTTACGTCCTCTTCGACGAAGGCACGCTGGGCGAAGCGCTGCAAGACCTGGCGGATCACCAGGGCGTAGTTGTCGAGGAGACACGCGTGCTGGCCCGATGGATTCATGACGAGAACAGGACCCGGCCGTTCGACCGGCGAATCTGGCTCGTTGGTACTGAAGTTGCTCCGCCCGGTTTACTGGCCGACGTATTGCTTCGGCAAGGAAGCGCTCACTGGTCTACTCCCTTAACGGATAAACTGAGTACTATTGCCCGAACACCCGCTCACCTGATCGCGCAGAATTTTGGTCCTGCCCCCGATCAGTTCATCCGACAGACCTTCGCTCAGGCACTTTCATTACTGCAATCGGGAACGAACCAAGCGGAATCATTGGAACAGCACTGGCAACGCCAGCTACTCAGTCAATACCAGTACGCTACCGATATTTTCGTTCACGATCAGCAGGCACCGCGTGACTTGGGTATATTCGAGAATATAAAATGGCTTAGAGAGCACTTGGCCGACCGCAAACTGGTCATTATTGATGCCCATAACGGGCACGTTGAGCGACACCAATGTTATCATCGGGATGATTTTGTGTACCGACGTATTAAACGATTTGGTCATTTCCTGCACGAAGCTTACCCCGATGATTATTTTGTTATCGGCACGGAGGTACAGCGCGGTTATTTCGACCGGGGCCCAAGTAAAGAGGTTAACCGTATGCCGGAGCATAAAAAAAAGATAGGTACCATTCTGGGAAGAATTACTAACAGTCAATACGGCTTGCTTCCGATGGACAAATGCCGGTCGCTGGGCTTGTTTCAGCACAATAACTATCGGCTAAGTTTCGGGACTTCTGATCAGGTGAAGGGACAAGTGGCCTTGTGTAATAAGTAA
- the dnaB gene encoding replicative DNA helicase — protein sequence MENNARPNAHLRKPSAYAGGRQQAGNHWLDTGLGKLPPQALDLEEAVLGALMIEKDALSSVVDILKPETFYKEAHQRIYNAILTLFGNSDPIDLLTVTQQLRKTGEIELVGGGGYVSELTFRVNSAANIEYHARIVSEQALKRALIAMSSTILRDAYEDTTDVFELLDRTEQSLFKISESNIKKNYADMSTIVRMALNELETKKNQEGLTGVPSGFTNLDRVTSGWQPTELIILAARPAMGKCLGKGTKVVMFDGSLRKVEDVQEGDLLMGDDSTPRRVLSIARGQERMYWIRQNKGMDYRVNESHILSLKRSRTEGGHHKGDVMNITVRDYLTKSNKFKTNYKGYKVAVEFPSQELPLDPYFVGLWLGDGHSYSSRLTNTDAEVIDYLQEYATELDSQLMTYQQAGKAPNYAITAGQRGGRSTSSVQSQLRNLAVIENKHIPKKYLINSTENRLKLLAGLVDSDGHYQAAFNCYEITQKNKALAEQLKYLCDTLGFRCSLKEKQASIASIGYTCTVYRLRIFGNLDSIPVRIERKKARPLRARANPRRADWRVTGIQVEYDKVDDYYGFSIDGNRLFLLEDMTVTHNTAFVVSALRNAAVDHGKPVAIFSLEMSSVQLVNRLISAEAEIDSEKIRKGTLAPHEWTQLHHKIQRLTEAPIFIDDTPALSILELRAKCRRLKAQHDIQMVVIDYLQLMSGDSSNKGGGNREQEIASISRALKNLAKELNVPVIALSQLSRAVETRGGDKKPQLSDLRESGSIEQDADMVCFLYRPEYYNITQDENGNSTVGIGEVIIAKNRSGSLDTVQLRFVGKYTKFCDLDSYFEPVATQGFSPETNGLSSFDRSSGPLPEPSAGSVFKSKANNLSNFGNADPSQETPF from the coding sequence ATGGAGAACAACGCACGCCCCAACGCACACCTTCGTAAACCCTCAGCTTATGCTGGAGGCCGTCAGCAGGCTGGTAATCACTGGCTTGACACGGGACTTGGCAAACTGCCCCCTCAGGCACTGGACCTCGAAGAAGCGGTTTTGGGCGCGCTGATGATTGAGAAAGATGCCCTTTCGTCGGTCGTCGACATTCTCAAGCCGGAGACGTTCTATAAAGAAGCGCATCAGCGGATTTATAACGCAATCCTGACGCTGTTCGGCAACTCCGACCCCATTGATCTGCTTACCGTTACGCAGCAGCTCCGCAAAACCGGCGAGATCGAACTCGTTGGCGGGGGTGGCTACGTATCAGAACTGACCTTCCGGGTTAACTCGGCGGCCAACATTGAGTACCACGCCCGGATTGTATCGGAGCAGGCGCTGAAACGGGCGCTCATCGCCATGTCGTCAACCATCCTGCGGGATGCCTATGAGGACACCACCGACGTATTCGAGCTCCTCGACCGCACGGAGCAATCGCTCTTCAAGATTTCGGAATCGAATATCAAGAAGAATTACGCCGACATGAGCACCATCGTCCGGATGGCGCTGAACGAACTGGAGACCAAGAAAAACCAGGAAGGTCTCACCGGCGTTCCATCCGGCTTCACCAACCTCGACCGCGTTACGTCCGGCTGGCAGCCCACGGAATTAATCATTCTGGCGGCACGTCCTGCCATGGGCAAATGTCTGGGCAAGGGAACCAAGGTCGTTATGTTTGACGGTTCACTACGTAAGGTTGAAGATGTACAGGAAGGCGATTTGCTGATGGGTGATGATTCAACTCCTCGCCGAGTACTGTCGATTGCCCGCGGGCAGGAACGCATGTACTGGATTCGGCAGAATAAGGGGATGGATTATCGAGTTAACGAGAGCCATATCCTATCGCTCAAACGGTCACGGACGGAAGGCGGTCACCACAAAGGAGACGTAATGAACATTACGGTTCGTGATTACCTAACGAAATCCAATAAGTTCAAGACCAATTACAAGGGCTATAAAGTCGCGGTTGAATTCCCATCACAGGAGCTTCCGCTCGATCCGTACTTTGTCGGCCTATGGCTTGGCGACGGGCACTCCTACAGCTCCCGCCTGACGAATACAGACGCCGAAGTTATTGACTACCTGCAGGAGTACGCCACAGAACTGGACAGCCAGTTAATGACGTACCAGCAGGCTGGCAAAGCACCGAACTACGCCATCACAGCTGGCCAGCGGGGTGGTCGCTCTACCAGTAGTGTACAGTCCCAGCTTCGCAATCTCGCTGTCATTGAGAACAAGCACATTCCCAAGAAGTACCTGATTAACTCGACTGAGAACCGGCTTAAACTGCTGGCGGGCCTTGTTGACAGCGACGGCCATTATCAGGCAGCGTTCAACTGCTACGAAATCACGCAGAAGAACAAAGCTCTGGCAGAACAGCTAAAATACCTTTGCGATACGCTGGGCTTCCGGTGTTCGCTTAAAGAAAAACAAGCTTCCATCGCGTCAATAGGATACACCTGCACGGTATATCGGTTACGTATCTTCGGTAACCTGGATTCTATTCCAGTCAGGATTGAGCGAAAGAAAGCTCGTCCACTTCGGGCTCGGGCGAATCCACGCCGGGCCGACTGGCGTGTGACGGGTATCCAGGTCGAATACGATAAAGTTGACGATTACTACGGCTTCTCTATCGACGGCAATCGGCTGTTTCTCCTTGAGGATATGACCGTGACGCACAACACGGCATTTGTTGTGTCAGCGTTGCGAAATGCGGCTGTTGACCACGGCAAACCCGTAGCTATTTTCTCGCTGGAGATGTCGTCGGTGCAGCTCGTCAACCGTCTTATTTCGGCGGAAGCGGAGATTGATTCGGAGAAGATCCGGAAAGGAACGCTGGCTCCCCACGAGTGGACCCAGTTGCACCACAAGATCCAGCGCCTGACTGAAGCGCCTATTTTCATCGACGACACCCCTGCCCTATCCATTCTGGAACTGCGGGCCAAGTGCCGCCGTCTGAAGGCGCAGCACGATATCCAGATGGTCGTCATCGATTACCTCCAGCTGATGTCGGGGGATTCGTCAAACAAGGGTGGTGGGAACCGCGAACAGGAAATTGCGTCGATTTCGCGAGCCTTGAAAAACCTCGCGAAGGAGTTGAACGTACCGGTCATTGCCCTGTCGCAGTTGAGCCGGGCCGTTGAAACGCGGGGGGGCGACAAAAAACCACAGCTATCTGACCTTCGGGAATCGGGATCTATCGAGCAGGACGCCGACATGGTGTGCTTCCTTTACCGTCCCGAATATTACAACATTACGCAGGACGAAAACGGCAACTCAACCGTAGGGATTGGTGAGGTAATCATCGCTAAAAACCGGTCTGGTTCGTTGGATACCGTGCAGCTTCGTTTCGTCGGCAAATACACAAAATTCTGCGATCTGGATTCGTACTTCGAACCGGTAGCTACGCAGGGCTTTAGTCCGGAGACAAACGGCCTGAGCAGCTTCGACCGGAGTTCTGGACCATTGCCCGAGCCATCGGCCGGTAGTGTCTTCAAGAGCAAAGCGAACAACCTGTCCAACTTCGGCAATGCCGATCCGAGCCAGGAAACCCCGTTCTAA
- a CDS encoding glucose 1-dehydrogenase — MGSLKDKVVVITGAAMGLGYATAEQAAKNGAKLALVDYNADSLQKAADGLKAHYPDLEVIAIVADVSDEAAVKNYVDETVNAFGRIDGFYNNAGIEGRQAPLTSYDLDVFKKVIDINLMGAYFGLRYVIPVMQQQQHGRIVNVASVGGIRGVMNQTPYVATKHAVSGMTKNAALEYGKDGIVTNAIAPGAILTPMVAEAFNQINPADPKKAESEYAQFNPTKRLGLPEEVGKLVVFLLSEDCSYVSGQTIAVDGGQSNSYGFA; from the coding sequence ATGGGAAGCCTGAAAGACAAAGTTGTCGTAATCACCGGCGCTGCTATGGGGCTGGGATACGCAACGGCAGAACAAGCCGCGAAGAATGGGGCCAAGCTGGCACTAGTCGATTACAACGCTGATTCGTTACAGAAAGCAGCGGATGGTTTAAAAGCACACTATCCGGATCTGGAAGTGATTGCTATTGTAGCGGATGTATCCGACGAAGCCGCTGTGAAGAATTACGTAGACGAAACCGTAAACGCTTTTGGTCGGATCGACGGTTTTTACAATAACGCGGGCATCGAAGGTCGGCAGGCACCGCTGACCAGCTACGATCTGGATGTGTTTAAAAAAGTGATCGACATCAACCTAATGGGTGCTTATTTCGGCCTGCGTTACGTCATTCCGGTGATGCAGCAACAACAGCACGGCCGGATCGTAAACGTAGCCTCGGTGGGTGGTATCCGTGGCGTAATGAATCAGACGCCCTACGTTGCTACCAAGCACGCCGTATCTGGGATGACCAAAAATGCGGCTCTCGAATATGGTAAAGACGGCATTGTTACCAACGCAATCGCGCCGGGTGCTATCCTAACGCCCATGGTCGCCGAGGCCTTTAATCAGATCAATCCGGCCGACCCTAAGAAAGCGGAATCTGAGTATGCCCAGTTTAACCCCACCAAGCGCCTTGGCTTACCGGAGGAAGTTGGTAAACTAGTCGTTTTCCTGCTCAGCGAAGACTGCAGCTACGTAAGCGGTCAAACGATCGCTGTCGACGGCGGGCAGTCCAACTCATACGGATTCGCCTGA
- a CDS encoding helix-turn-helix domain-containing protein, giving the protein MKYSVEVNDYPVHDLPNLHFLAADQGAVFGDHRSIHRINFYAIVWFLENGGLHYVDFEPFPIRKDDVYLIGSNQLHAIPSATVPKARVIVFSSEFFDRIEEFHFRQLFLPIHNEGTAIPPDMVQPLHQLFELIVLEYKGRINIPLLLKYTTAFLTHIYRFRTENPAIALSEDHRVIHVLRLLEENFKEHHSATFYAKELGLTPKRINELLRQQMNTTISQLVYTLLLAEAKRTLFHHELSIKEIAYDLGFTNQSYFARFFRKYTGMAPEKFRAHAADMLLTA; this is encoded by the coding sequence ATGAAATATTCTGTTGAGGTAAACGATTATCCGGTTCATGATCTTCCTAATCTGCATTTTCTAGCAGCCGACCAGGGCGCGGTATTTGGTGATCACCGGAGTATACACCGGATCAATTTCTATGCGATTGTCTGGTTTTTAGAAAACGGCGGCCTGCACTATGTTGATTTTGAGCCATTTCCTATTCGCAAAGACGATGTTTATCTGATTGGCAGCAACCAGTTGCACGCTATTCCCTCGGCAACAGTCCCCAAAGCGCGCGTGATTGTATTCTCATCCGAGTTTTTCGACCGAATCGAGGAGTTTCATTTCCGGCAGCTTTTTTTACCGATCCATAACGAAGGCACGGCCATTCCGCCCGACATGGTGCAACCCCTCCATCAGCTTTTCGAACTCATTGTCCTTGAATACAAGGGACGTATCAACATTCCGCTTTTACTAAAATACACTACTGCATTTCTGACGCACATTTACCGTTTCAGAACCGAAAATCCGGCAATTGCGCTAAGCGAAGATCACCGCGTAATTCATGTCCTTCGGCTTCTGGAGGAAAACTTCAAAGAGCACCACTCGGCGACATTTTACGCCAAAGAACTGGGACTTACACCCAAGAGGATCAATGAGTTGCTCCGTCAGCAAATGAATACAACTATCAGCCAGCTGGTGTACACCCTCCTGCTGGCGGAGGCCAAACGGACGCTTTTTCATCATGAACTGAGTATCAAGGAAATCGCCTACGACCTGGGGTTTACCAATCAATCCTATTTCGCCAGATTCTTCCGGAAATACACCGGCATGGCCCCGGAAAAATTCCGTGCGCATGCGGCTGATATGCTGCTGACGGCATAA
- a CDS encoding DUF2911 domain-containing protein, with translation MKSIGLLVCLFVGVTFAAEAQKMRGLDKSPMDMAYYPDDFAHDRKFAPAKVGDTGYARVIYSRPAKNGREVFGKLVPYGKVWRVGANEATEIKLLKDATIQGKTVKAGVYALYAIPTETAWTIILNSDLDQWGAYSYKQDMDVLRVTAPVKKTDEPVENLTIQFRKVGDNAKESVMMIAWDTTLIEVPISF, from the coding sequence ATGAAATCAATTGGTTTACTTGTCTGCCTGTTTGTAGGTGTTACGTTCGCGGCAGAAGCCCAGAAAATGCGGGGCCTGGATAAAAGCCCGATGGACATGGCGTATTATCCCGACGATTTTGCCCACGATCGCAAATTTGCTCCGGCTAAAGTTGGTGATACCGGCTATGCCAGAGTGATCTACAGCCGTCCGGCTAAAAATGGTCGGGAAGTTTTCGGCAAACTGGTGCCTTACGGCAAGGTTTGGCGGGTTGGGGCCAACGAAGCCACGGAAATCAAACTGCTCAAAGACGCTACGATTCAAGGTAAAACAGTAAAAGCGGGCGTTTACGCCCTGTACGCTATTCCCACTGAAACGGCGTGGACAATTATTCTGAACTCTGACCTCGATCAGTGGGGTGCTTATAGCTACAAGCAGGACATGGACGTACTGCGCGTGACCGCTCCGGTGAAGAAGACGGATGAGCCCGTCGAAAACCTGACGATCCAGTTCAGAAAAGTTGGCGACAACGCGAAAGAGTCAGTCATGATGATTGCCTGGGATACCACGCTGATAGAAGTGCCTATTTCTTTTTAA
- a CDS encoding IS630 family transposase, with amino-acid sequence MRPKSKPNAELYQVRYEALSLLEEQSQAGVIDLFYGDESSVSEEGYVPYGWQFKDESVHIEVAKGQRLNCFGMISRQNQLHYATTNGSITSAFVVNQLEELSWRLSKPTVIVLDNARIHTSDKVRQRLGDWHQRGLYLFYLPPYSPHLNLAERLWKELKARWLRPEDYQTSNTLFYAVWLALAAVGQELFIRFSDF; translated from the coding sequence CTGAGACCCAAAAGCAAACCAAATGCTGAGTTGTACCAGGTTCGTTACGAGGCTCTTAGCTTGCTGGAAGAGCAAAGTCAGGCCGGAGTTATTGACCTCTTTTACGGCGATGAATCCAGCGTCAGCGAAGAAGGATACGTGCCCTACGGTTGGCAGTTTAAAGATGAATCGGTGCATATTGAGGTCGCAAAGGGCCAACGGCTGAATTGTTTTGGGATGATTTCGCGCCAGAATCAGTTGCACTATGCGACCACAAATGGCTCTATTACATCAGCTTTTGTCGTCAACCAGTTAGAAGAACTGTCTTGGCGGCTGTCCAAACCAACGGTAATCGTACTCGATAACGCCCGGATTCATACGTCCGATAAAGTTCGCCAACGGCTTGGAGACTGGCACCAACGGGGCTTATACCTGTTCTATCTGCCGCCTTACAGCCCCCATTTGAACTTGGCTGAACGACTTTGGAAAGAGCTGAAAGCGCGTTGGTTACGGCCTGAAGATTATCAGACCAGTAACACGTTGTTTTATGCCGTCTGGTTAGCATTAGCCGCTGTGGGTCAGGAATTGTTCATTCGATTCAGCGATTTTTAG